One stretch of Micromonospora echinospora DNA includes these proteins:
- a CDS encoding DUF72 domain-containing protein, whose amino-acid sequence MWTHKSWSGRFLPHPLPAHERLRAYAGWCDAVEGNTTFYATPARETVASWAEQTGPDFRFLPKLPKVVTHEHRLTGGEAELRAFLHAIEPLGPRADALWIQLPGSFGPGDVPDLDRFLRTLPAGHRYAVEIRHPAFFTEAGAVRALEATLHQHGAEWVPFDTTAFFRTPPTSDAEREAWTRKPRLPLRTRALTDRPIVRYLGRDDPAGTVEGWQPWLDVVTGWLREGRSPTMFVHTPDNADAPELARRFHDQVRERVPGLAPLPEPEPVGPATLF is encoded by the coding sequence ATGTGGACGCACAAGTCCTGGTCCGGCCGCTTCCTGCCGCATCCGCTGCCCGCACACGAGCGGCTGCGCGCGTACGCCGGGTGGTGCGACGCCGTGGAGGGCAACACCACGTTCTACGCCACCCCGGCCCGGGAGACGGTGGCGTCCTGGGCCGAGCAGACCGGCCCGGACTTCCGTTTCCTGCCAAAGCTGCCGAAGGTGGTCACGCACGAGCACCGGCTCACCGGCGGCGAGGCCGAGCTGCGGGCGTTCCTGCACGCGATCGAGCCGCTCGGGCCCCGGGCGGACGCGCTCTGGATCCAGCTGCCCGGCTCGTTCGGCCCCGGTGACGTGCCCGACCTCGACCGGTTCCTGCGCACGCTGCCCGCCGGTCACCGGTACGCCGTCGAGATCCGCCACCCCGCCTTCTTCACCGAGGCCGGTGCGGTACGCGCGCTGGAGGCCACGCTGCACCAGCACGGAGCGGAGTGGGTCCCGTTCGACACCACAGCGTTCTTCCGGACACCGCCGACCAGCGACGCGGAGCGGGAGGCGTGGACGCGCAAGCCGCGCCTGCCGCTGCGTACCCGGGCGCTGACCGACCGGCCCATCGTGCGCTACCTGGGCCGCGACGACCCGGCCGGCACTGTCGAGGGCTGGCAGCCGTGGCTGGATGTGGTCACCGGCTGGCTGCGGGAGGGCCGCTCGCCGACAATGTTCGTGCACACGCCGGACAACGCGGACGCGCCCGAGCTGGCCCGCCGCTTCCACGACCAGGTCCGCGAGCGGGTGCCCGGGCTCGCGCCGCTGCCGGAGCCGGAGCCGGTCGGCCCGGCCACGCTGTTCTGA